In Plasmodium brasilianum strain Bolivian I chromosome 1, whole genome shotgun sequence, a single genomic region encodes these proteins:
- a CDS encoding tRNA pseudouridine synthase: MNNGKKRLNNYLKNKERIKKLKIERKEKRKEENKIEGIVRNEKSKDNKEKEHYKFKKYALCVGYVGSRYHGCQGQGKESMTVENEIERTLVKINAVKKNGKNFNFCLSRSARTDLGVHALYNVFVYNINIDCTFSENTKGEVEVAGEVENGMENAAVSDAGIEVQEVEDISKGRTINKWRSSNHEEVNVEDVIQNGKSEHDSITPNYTSNSFLYKNEKKAINKISSTDDPTKEDEAKQTTHKEDSGRNSNDDVFEKRKEKEEKFIKILNLHLPADIRCFNIYKVTKSFDARKFCSFRLYEYLFPVYVLSEVDINMKYKEVYDEVIRNIDEYVKEDKEKVKRKRSNSSRVLVDVHNGSASSGERLNGGLHESCSKDGRENGNKDASKNESNTCGYNDGNNYGNNYGNNYGNNYGNNYGNNYGNNYGNNYGKDGALCTQKSCPEKGEVRLEEDIFTIKKYKEELTEEELTEFFEIFNNYTGYHNFHCFTKYNVDQTTYRYIKYFDVSTVKLYDYNFLSIKILGQSFLMHQIRKMITLAVETFRKATTQNSIYYCLNRKQYVPISVFPSDGLMLICPYFNSYNEKVCNPPQSPQICFKENEEITKFKTDKIAICIIEKMKNNVWKEWVNRMNQRPFVFHFMKEKMCKNLSQNISSIHNKENQREQ, translated from the coding sequence ATGAATAACGGAAAAAAAAGGCTTAAcaattacttaaaaaataaggaaaggATAAAGAAActaaaaatagaaagaaaagagaaacgtaaggaagaaaataaaattgaaggGATTgtaagaaatgaaaaaagtaaagataATAAGGAGAAGGAACattacaaatttaaaaaatatgcattatGTGTCGGGTATGTAGGCAGCAGATATCATGGATGTCAAGGTCAAGGAAAAGAATCTATGACAGTGgaaaatgaaatagaaagaacattagtaaaaattaatgcagtaaaaaaaaatgggaaaaattttaatttctgtTTATCTAGATCGGCTAGAACAGATCTAGGTGTGCACGCTTTATATAACGTCtttgtttataatattaatattgacTGTACCTTCTCAGAAAATACTAAAGGAGAGGTTGAAGTAGCAGGTGAAGTAGAAAATGGAATGGAAAATGCAGCGGTAAGTGATGCAGGAATAGAAGTCCAGGAGGTAGAAGACATTTCGAAAGGAAGGACGATAAACAAATGGAGGAGCAGCAATCATGAGGAGGTGAATGTTGAGGACGTCATACAAAATGGTAAAAGTGAACACGATAGTATTACCCCAAATTACACTAGTAACAGctttctttataaaaatgaaaagaaagcTATCAACAAAATTAGCAGTACTGATGATCCTACTAAGGAAGATGAAGCAAAACAAACGACACATAAAGAAGATAGTGGTCGAAATAGCAATGATGatgtttttgaaaaaagaaaagaaaaagaagagaaatttataaaaattttgaactTACATTTACCTGCTGATATCAggtgttttaatatttataaagttACTAAAAGTTTTGATGCTAGAAAATTTTGCTCATTCCGATTGTATGAATATCTATTTCCTGTATATGTATTGAGCGAAGTAGATATTAACatgaaatataaagaagTTTATGATGAAGTTATTAGAAATATTGATGAATATGTGAAAGAAGATAAAGAGAaagtaaaaaggaaaaggagcAATTCGTCTAGGGTTTTGGTGGATGTGCACAATGGAAGTGCTTCCAGTGGAGAGAGGCTTAACGGGGGCCTCCACGAGAGTTGCTCTAAGGATGGACgtgaaaatggaaataagGATGCAAGCAAAAATGAGAGCAATACATGTGGATATAACGACGGCAATAACTATGGCAATAACTATGGCAATAACTATGGCAATAACTATGGCAATAACTATGGTAATAACTATGGTAATAACTATGGTAATAACTATGGCAAGGATGGCGCCCTGTGCACTCAGAAAAGCTGCCCCGAGAAGGGAGAGGTTCGATTGGAGGAGGATATTTTcaccataaaaaaatacaaagaaGAATTAACGGAAGAAGAATTAACAGAATTTTTTGAGATATTCAATAACTACACAGGATATCACAATTTCCACTGTTTCACAAAGTATAACGTAGATCAAACgacatatagatatataaaatattttgacgTAAGCACAGTGAAATTATATGACTATAATTTCTTatccataaaaatattaggacaatcatttttaatgcatcaaataagaaaaatgataaCGCTGGCTGTTGAAACATTTCGAAAAGCTACTACACAAAATTCTATTTATTACTGTTTAAATAGAAAGCAGTATGTACCTATTTCTGTCTTTCCATCAGATGGCCTAATGCTCATATGTCcttattttaattcatataatgaaaaagtgTGCAATCCACCTCAGAGTCCACAAATATGTTTTAAGGAAAACGaagaaattacaaaatttaagACGGACAAAATTGCCATATGCattattgaaaaaa